In a genomic window of Sphingomonas koreensis:
- a CDS encoding LptA/OstA family protein, translating into MARPLLIASIAAIATTAAIGTAALGQVRHDSNAPIDFAAPHAELQDRSGRAVLWGGVRLNQGNMTLTAERVTVTYTGQITDGSPSVSRFDAAGGVTVTRPDQTARAQYGVYDINKRTITMMGNVSLVQGSNRVSGGRLTLNLDTGRASMDGSGVGTTKAPDGSVIQSGGRVTGRFTVPKRD; encoded by the coding sequence ATGGCCCGTCCGCTCCTCATTGCGTCGATCGCTGCGATCGCCACCACCGCTGCGATTGGTACCGCGGCGCTGGGGCAGGTGCGCCACGATTCGAACGCGCCGATCGATTTCGCCGCGCCGCACGCGGAACTGCAGGACCGCTCGGGCCGGGCTGTCCTATGGGGCGGGGTCCGGCTGAATCAGGGTAACATGACGCTGACCGCCGAGCGGGTCACGGTCACCTATACCGGTCAGATCACCGACGGATCGCCCTCGGTATCGCGCTTCGATGCTGCGGGTGGCGTTACCGTCACCCGGCCCGACCAGACGGCGCGGGCGCAATATGGCGTGTACGACATCAATAAGCGTACCATCACGATGATGGGCAATGTCTCGCTGGTCCAGGGCAGCAACCGCGTGAGCGGCGGGCGGCTGACGCTCAATCTCGATACCGGCCGCGCTTCGATGGACGGTTCTGGCGTCGGCACGACCAAGGCGCCCGACGGCAGCGTGATCCAGTCGGGCGGCCGCGTCACCGGTCGGTTCACCGTCCCCAAGCGCGATTGA
- the lptB gene encoding LPS export ABC transporter ATP-binding protein: MADIETLEPVAAEAGTPPTSGLAVVSIAKSYDKRVVLSDVSLSVGKGEVVGLLGPNGAGKTTCFYSVMGLVKPDAGRIMLDGVDITPLPMYRRAILGLGYLPQETSIFRGLTVAKNISAVLELSEPDKSARAARLDQLLEEFGLTRLRDAPAMALSGGERRRAEIARALAADPSIMLLDEPFAGIDPISIADIRDLVKELKTRNIGVLITDHNVRETLDIVDRASIIYDGRVLFAGSPEDLVADANVRRLYLGEGFSL, encoded by the coding sequence ATGGCAGATATCGAAACGCTGGAACCGGTAGCCGCGGAAGCGGGCACCCCGCCGACATCGGGGCTGGCGGTGGTGTCGATCGCCAAGTCCTATGACAAGCGCGTCGTGCTGTCGGACGTGTCGCTCTCGGTCGGCAAGGGCGAAGTGGTCGGGCTGCTCGGCCCCAACGGCGCGGGCAAGACGACCTGCTTCTATTCGGTGATGGGGCTGGTGAAGCCCGATGCCGGGCGCATCATGCTCGATGGCGTCGATATCACCCCGCTGCCCATGTATCGCCGTGCGATCCTGGGGCTGGGTTATTTGCCGCAGGAAACCTCGATCTTCCGCGGCCTCACGGTCGCCAAGAACATCTCGGCGGTGCTCGAGCTGTCCGAGCCCGACAAGTCGGCACGTGCCGCGCGGCTCGACCAGTTGCTCGAGGAATTCGGCCTGACGCGGCTGCGCGATGCCCCGGCGATGGCGCTGTCGGGCGGTGAACGCCGCCGCGCCGAGATTGCCCGCGCGCTCGCCGCGGATCCGTCGATCATGCTGCTCGACGAACCGTTCGCCGGCATCGATCCGATCTCGATCGCCGACATTCGCGATCTGGTGAAGGAGTTGAAGACCCGCAACATCGGCGTGCTCATCACCGACCACAATGTCCGCGAGACGCTCGACATCGTCGATCGCGCCTCGATCATCTATGACGGCCGCGTGCTGTTTGCCGGCTCGCCCGAGGACCTGGTCGCCGACGCCAATGTCCGGCGCCTCTATCTCGGCGAGGGATTCTCGCTGTGA
- the rpoN gene encoding RNA polymerase factor sigma-54 → MSLAPRLDLRQSQSLVMTPQLQQAIKLLALSNLEIETFIAEELEKNPLLDAGGGDEREPVEAAEAESLPERDGPADSTELLDGGDATGEASLDVDFTAETFHHDSAADSVGGLDGGLGLAGTGGGGLGEDGPDFDSFCAPDLSLADHLLAQAGAVVDGADLFIAQHLIDQIDEAGYLTASLLDIATRLGVPLARVEAVLALIQTLDPTGVGARDLAECLALQAKEADRYDPCMAALIANLDLLARGELARLKRICGVDDEDMADMIRELRGYDPKPGCRFGGDPVASVTPDIFVAPRGQAWAVELNSATLPRVLVNRAYYAEVSAGPQDKSSKAWLSDMLASANWLVKALDQRQRTIIKVASEIVKQQEAFFRHGVSHLRPLTLRQIADAIEMHESTVSRVTSNKYLSCARGLFELKYFFTSAIQSADGGDAVSAEAVKSAIRALIQAEDPRKILSDDTLVEMLNSKGFDIARRTVAKYREAMGIGSSVQRRRQKALEGAS, encoded by the coding sequence ATGAGCCTCGCGCCCCGCCTTGATCTGAGGCAATCCCAATCGCTGGTGATGACGCCGCAGCTTCAGCAGGCGATCAAGCTGCTGGCGCTGTCGAACCTCGAGATCGAAACCTTTATCGCCGAGGAACTCGAGAAGAACCCGCTGCTCGATGCGGGCGGCGGCGACGAGCGTGAACCCGTGGAGGCGGCGGAGGCCGAGTCGCTTCCCGAGCGCGACGGCCCCGCCGATTCGACCGAGCTGCTCGATGGCGGCGACGCGACGGGGGAGGCCTCGCTCGACGTCGATTTCACCGCCGAGACCTTTCACCATGACAGCGCGGCGGATTCGGTCGGCGGACTCGATGGCGGCCTTGGGCTTGCCGGCACCGGCGGCGGCGGTCTGGGTGAGGACGGCCCCGATTTCGACAGCTTCTGCGCGCCCGATCTCAGTCTGGCCGATCACCTGCTTGCGCAAGCCGGCGCCGTGGTGGACGGCGCGGACCTGTTCATTGCCCAGCACCTGATCGACCAGATCGACGAGGCCGGGTATCTCACCGCCTCGCTGCTCGACATCGCCACCCGGCTCGGCGTGCCGCTCGCGCGGGTCGAGGCGGTACTGGCACTGATCCAGACGCTCGACCCCACCGGCGTCGGCGCGCGTGACCTAGCCGAATGTCTGGCGCTGCAGGCGAAGGAAGCGGACCGCTATGATCCGTGCATGGCCGCGCTGATCGCCAATCTCGATCTGCTTGCGCGCGGGGAACTGGCACGGCTCAAGCGCATCTGCGGGGTCGATGACGAGGATATGGCGGACATGATCCGCGAGCTTCGCGGCTATGATCCCAAGCCCGGCTGCCGTTTCGGCGGCGATCCCGTCGCGAGCGTGACACCCGACATCTTCGTCGCGCCGCGGGGGCAGGCCTGGGCGGTCGAGCTCAACAGCGCGACCCTGCCGCGGGTCCTGGTCAACCGCGCTTACTATGCCGAGGTATCCGCCGGGCCGCAGGACAAGTCGAGCAAGGCCTGGCTCTCCGACATGCTCGCCAGTGCCAACTGGCTGGTCAAGGCGCTCGACCAGCGCCAGCGCACGATCATCAAGGTCGCGAGCGAGATCGTGAAGCAGCAGGAGGCGTTCTTCCGCCATGGCGTGTCGCACCTGCGCCCGCTCACGCTGCGCCAGATCGCCGACGCGATCGAGATGCACGAATCGACCGTCAGCCGCGTGACCAGCAACAAATATCTGTCCTGCGCGCGCGGGCTGTTCGAGCTCAAATACTTCTTCACCAGCGCGATCCAGTCGGCCGATGGCGGTGACGCGGTCTCGGCCGAGGCGGTCAAGAGCGCGATTCGCGCGCTGATCCAGGCCGAAGATCCGAGGAAGATCCTGTCCGACGACACGCTGGTCGAGATGCTCAATTCCAAGGGCTTCGACATCGCCCGGCGCACCGTCGCCAAGTATCGCGAGGCGATGGGCATTGGCAGCTCGGTCCAGCGCCGCCGGCAAAAGGCGCTCGAGGGCGCGAGCTAG
- a CDS encoding M28 family peptidase, with protein sequence MLLRLLALTGTCLTVAAADPAPHQLYEDVRILAADDMAGRLVGTAGSARARAYLSERLRAIGVEPVLAGFEQPFEAEHKGEVLKGTNLIGRIRGSGTSDRVLLIGAHYDHFGVRDGKVLNGADDNASGVAVLLSIAEHFARERPVHDIVFALWDAEEQGFYGSTAFAKAPPVTLSRIAMNLNLDMMSRNDRNELWLAGAYHSPFLRARFEAIVAQAPVSLKLGHDGPPWKDTDDWTGGSDHFVFHQQGMPFAYFGVEDYPDYHKPTDDFAAIPKGFFARSAATALLAAQLFDRDLDAIATEAGRAR encoded by the coding sequence ATGCTACTGCGTCTTCTCGCCTTGACGGGCACATGCCTCACCGTTGCAGCCGCCGACCCGGCGCCGCATCAGCTCTATGAAGATGTCCGCATCCTCGCAGCGGACGACATGGCCGGGCGGCTGGTCGGCACCGCCGGCTCGGCCAGGGCGCGCGCCTATCTGAGCGAGCGATTGCGGGCGATCGGTGTCGAACCGGTCCTTGCCGGTTTCGAGCAGCCGTTCGAAGCGGAGCATAAGGGCGAGGTTCTGAAAGGCACCAACCTGATCGGCCGTATCCGCGGATCGGGCACCAGCGACCGGGTGCTGCTGATCGGCGCACATTACGATCATTTCGGCGTTCGCGACGGCAAGGTGCTCAACGGCGCCGACGACAATGCATCCGGCGTCGCCGTGCTGCTGTCGATCGCCGAACATTTCGCGCGCGAGCGGCCCGTCCACGATATCGTCTTCGCGCTGTGGGATGCCGAGGAGCAGGGTTTCTACGGATCGACGGCGTTCGCGAAGGCTCCGCCGGTGACGCTGTCGCGCATCGCGATGAACCTCAATCTCGACATGATGAGCCGCAACGACCGCAACGAGCTATGGCTGGCAGGCGCGTATCATTCGCCGTTCCTGCGCGCACGTTTCGAGGCGATCGTCGCGCAGGCGCCGGTGTCGCTCAAGCTGGGGCATGACGGCCCGCCATGGAAGGACACCGACGACTGGACCGGTGGGTCCGACCATTTCGTCTTTCACCAGCAGGGCATGCCCTTCGCCTATTTCGGGGTCGAGGATTATCCCGACTATCACAAGCCGACCGACGATTTCGCAGCGATCCCGAAGGGCTTCTTCGCCCGCTCCGCAGCGACAGCACTGTTGGCGGCCCAGCTGTTCGACCGGGACCTCGATGCGATCGCCACCGAAGCTGGCCGGGCCAGGTAG
- the dapB gene encoding 4-hydroxy-tetrahydrodipicolinate reductase, protein MSSIGIYGSLGRMGVAIRDILAEQGVKFAGGADAGDDPAVLAAAADALVDFSTPAALESHLAAARAAGTPIVIGTTGLTAQHHALIDDAAREIAVLQTGNTSLGVVLLARLVREAATRLGPDWDIEIAEMHHRQKVDAPSGTALMLGEAAAAGRAVSLGEVRVADRAGLTGARAEGTIGFASLRGGTVIGDHLVVLAGAGERIELAHRAEDRAIFARGAVRAALWLADKPAGRYTMDAVLGL, encoded by the coding sequence ATGAGTAGCATTGGTATCTATGGCAGCCTCGGCCGGATGGGCGTGGCGATCCGCGACATATTGGCGGAACAGGGCGTCAAGTTCGCGGGCGGCGCCGATGCCGGCGACGACCCGGCGGTGCTCGCCGCCGCCGCCGATGCGCTGGTCGATTTCTCCACGCCTGCCGCGCTCGAATCGCATCTTGCCGCAGCGCGCGCCGCAGGTACGCCGATCGTGATCGGCACCACCGGGCTGACGGCGCAGCACCATGCGCTGATCGACGACGCGGCGCGCGAGATCGCGGTGCTCCAGACCGGCAATACCTCGCTCGGTGTCGTGCTGCTCGCGCGACTGGTGCGTGAGGCGGCGACGCGGCTCGGCCCCGACTGGGATATCGAGATCGCTGAGATGCATCACCGCCAGAAAGTGGACGCGCCCTCGGGTACTGCGCTGATGCTGGGCGAGGCAGCCGCGGCCGGGCGTGCGGTCTCGCTGGGCGAGGTCCGCGTCGCCGACCGCGCCGGACTCACCGGCGCGCGTGCGGAAGGGACGATCGGATTCGCCTCGCTGCGCGGCGGCACGGTGATCGGTGATCATCTGGTCGTGCTCGCAGGCGCGGGCGAACGGATCGAACTGGCGCATCGTGCCGAGGATCGCGCCATCTTCGCGCGCGGTGCAGTCAGGGCCGCCTTGTGGCTCGCGGACAAGCCCGCCGGCCGCTACACGATGGATGCGGTGCTGGGCCTTTGA
- the nth gene encoding endonuclease III produces the protein MKKADIFHFFERLAAANPHPETELESVNDYTLLVAVVLSAQATDAGVNKATRRLFAEVDTPEKMVALGEEGLRQHIKTIGLFNAKAKNVIALSEALIADHDSQVPADRDALEALPGVGRKTANVVLNVAFGQETFAVDTHLFRLGNRTGIAPGKTPLAVEKKLERNVPQPFRLHAHHWLILHGRYVCKARTPECWRCIVADLCAYKPKTPAPKGWKEPAV, from the coding sequence TTGAAGAAGGCCGACATTTTCCATTTCTTCGAGCGGCTGGCCGCGGCCAATCCGCATCCCGAGACCGAGCTCGAGTCGGTCAACGACTATACGTTGCTGGTCGCGGTGGTGTTGTCGGCTCAAGCGACCGACGCCGGGGTCAACAAGGCGACCCGGCGGTTGTTTGCCGAGGTCGACACACCGGAGAAGATGGTCGCGCTGGGCGAGGAGGGCTTGCGGCAGCACATCAAGACGATCGGGCTGTTCAACGCGAAGGCGAAGAACGTCATTGCGCTTTCTGAAGCGCTGATCGCCGACCATGACAGCCAGGTCCCTGCCGACCGCGACGCGCTGGAGGCGCTTCCCGGCGTCGGACGGAAGACTGCGAACGTGGTGTTGAACGTCGCCTTCGGGCAGGAAACCTTCGCGGTCGATACCCACCTCTTCCGCCTCGGCAACCGGACCGGCATTGCGCCGGGCAAGACCCCGCTTGCGGTAGAGAAGAAGCTGGAAAGGAATGTCCCGCAACCCTTCCGCCTGCACGCGCATCACTGGCTGATCCTGCATGGGCGCTATGTCTGCAAGGCGCGTACGCCCGAATGCTGGCGTTGCATCGTCGCCGACCTGTGCGCCTACAAGCCCAAGACGCCCGCGCCCAAGGGTTGGAAAGAACCCGCGGTTTAG
- a CDS encoding patatin-like phospholipase family protein, whose protein sequence is MQAVAVVPGYTEPIRFWADASPAAWLNWRQRWLADRPAEGDQSFEMLAISSGSDKGAFAAGYLNGWSARGSRPTFALVTGVSTGALIAPFAFLGSDEDATLRALYTGIDANDIFRRTPVRGALGGPSFASTQPLRRLIARHVTADIVDRIAVQHRAGRRLLVLTTNLDAQRGVVWDVGEIAASRAADKVELIRSILLASASIPGVFPPVEVAVHSGAEPFTEMHVDGGTTSSVFVVPDALLSAGAGADVPGVRRPGMTLLYNGVLAPRYMTVAPSAFSIIERALETVIGASDRRAIGSYRAFAEGSNVSLCIEAIDPTFDSAPHELFDRQYMMRLFDWGHAAGRTHACQSGLHEPNN, encoded by the coding sequence ATGCAGGCAGTCGCCGTAGTGCCTGGCTATACCGAGCCGATCCGCTTTTGGGCAGATGCTTCGCCGGCCGCGTGGTTGAACTGGCGACAGCGCTGGCTTGCAGATAGGCCGGCAGAAGGGGACCAGTCGTTCGAGATGCTCGCGATATCGAGCGGCTCGGATAAAGGCGCTTTCGCCGCAGGCTATCTCAATGGCTGGAGCGCACGCGGCTCACGACCAACCTTCGCGCTCGTGACGGGGGTCAGCACCGGAGCTTTGATTGCGCCATTTGCGTTTCTTGGCTCGGATGAAGACGCGACCCTTCGCGCGCTCTACACCGGCATCGACGCGAACGACATCTTTCGTCGAACCCCCGTCCGGGGCGCCTTGGGAGGCCCGAGCTTTGCCAGCACCCAGCCGCTTCGTCGGCTGATCGCTCGCCATGTGACTGCGGACATCGTGGACCGTATCGCTGTTCAGCACCGCGCGGGCCGTCGTCTGCTGGTCCTGACAACCAACCTCGATGCTCAGCGCGGCGTCGTCTGGGACGTTGGCGAAATCGCCGCCAGTCGCGCTGCTGACAAGGTCGAGCTCATCCGGAGTATATTGCTCGCGTCCGCCAGCATCCCGGGCGTGTTTCCTCCGGTCGAGGTGGCGGTGCATAGCGGCGCTGAGCCATTCACGGAAATGCACGTCGATGGGGGAACCACCAGCAGCGTTTTCGTCGTACCGGATGCGCTCCTATCCGCAGGCGCCGGTGCGGATGTCCCGGGAGTTCGCCGTCCAGGGATGACCCTTCTCTATAACGGCGTTCTAGCACCGCGTTACATGACCGTAGCGCCAAGTGCGTTCTCGATTATAGAACGGGCGCTTGAAACGGTGATCGGGGCAAGCGATCGGCGCGCGATCGGAAGCTATCGGGCGTTCGCCGAAGGTTCAAACGTAAGCCTATGCATCGAAGCCATCGATCCAACCTTCGACAGTGCGCCGCACGAGCTGTTTGATCGCCAGTATATGATGCGACTTTTCGACTGGGGCCATGCCGCTGGTCGAACCCACGCTTGTCAATCAGGTTTACATGAGCCGAATAATTGA
- the phaZ gene encoding polyhydroxyalkanoate depolymerase: protein MNSYDWVDGWRQAWRLPSTQLGAMARALDDRNVKPPWIAAAQALGFEPPALTLRRTQSASLSLLRRLTEPYGKPVFGIDNVEIDGVEHTVNEEVIVQRPFCRLLRFDVANRQEAPHVLLVAPMAGHYATLLRETVRDLLPAYTVFITDWADAREVPMHEGGFDLDDYIDYLVAFVRQLGPTTHLVAVCQAGVPAAATVALLEGGSIGDGVLPASLTVMGSPIDVSRSPTQVNQLAAGHDDGWFADTLITTVPARFPGAHRAVYPGYLQLTAFVAMNPERHQKSARAAIDHFADGDYEAADKIDSFYGEFLSTMDLTAEFYLQTVHRVFKQNALANGTFAFRGTPVSLDSIEKTPILAIEGGRDDITGLGQTRALLELTTKLPESSKRHLVLEETGHYGLFSGSKFRSQIVPELCAFHEKMD, encoded by the coding sequence ATGAACAGCTATGACTGGGTCGATGGATGGCGGCAGGCCTGGCGTCTTCCGTCCACACAACTCGGTGCAATGGCGCGTGCGCTCGACGATCGCAACGTGAAGCCGCCCTGGATTGCCGCAGCGCAGGCGCTGGGGTTTGAACCGCCTGCTCTGACACTTCGACGCACACAGTCAGCCTCTTTGTCGCTCCTCCGCCGTCTGACCGAGCCCTACGGCAAACCCGTTTTCGGCATCGACAACGTTGAAATCGACGGCGTCGAACACACGGTGAACGAGGAGGTCATTGTCCAGCGTCCTTTCTGTCGACTGCTGCGCTTCGACGTCGCAAACCGCCAGGAGGCCCCACATGTGCTGCTCGTCGCACCGATGGCAGGGCATTATGCGACGCTGCTCAGGGAGACCGTTCGAGATCTCCTACCCGCCTACACCGTGTTCATCACCGATTGGGCGGATGCTCGCGAGGTGCCTATGCACGAGGGTGGCTTCGACCTCGACGACTACATCGATTATCTTGTCGCCTTCGTCCGACAGCTTGGTCCCACCACCCATCTCGTGGCTGTCTGCCAAGCGGGCGTGCCGGCTGCCGCAACGGTGGCGCTCCTCGAAGGCGGATCGATCGGCGATGGCGTGCTGCCGGCGAGCCTCACCGTCATGGGCTCGCCCATCGACGTGTCGCGCTCGCCGACCCAGGTGAATCAGCTCGCTGCAGGCCATGACGACGGCTGGTTCGCCGACACGCTCATCACCACCGTCCCGGCGCGGTTTCCGGGAGCACACCGTGCTGTGTATCCAGGGTATCTGCAGTTGACGGCGTTCGTCGCCATGAACCCGGAACGCCATCAAAAGTCCGCGCGCGCCGCGATCGATCATTTCGCCGACGGCGACTACGAGGCTGCCGATAAGATCGACAGCTTCTACGGGGAGTTCCTCAGCACGATGGATCTCACTGCCGAGTTCTACCTCCAGACGGTCCATCGAGTTTTCAAGCAAAACGCGCTCGCAAACGGGACGTTCGCATTTCGGGGCACGCCTGTCTCTTTGGACTCTATCGAGAAGACCCCGATTTTGGCGATCGAGGGCGGTCGGGATGACATCACCGGCCTGGGCCAAACGCGCGCCCTACTCGAGCTGACGACCAAGCTTCCGGAGTCGAGCAAACGCCATCTGGTCCTGGAAGAGACGGGTCATTATGGTCTGTTCAGCGGCTCGAAGTTCCGCAGCCAGATCGTGCCGGAGCTCTGTGCCTTCCACGAGAAGATGGATTGA
- a CDS encoding acetate/propionate family kinase translates to MTPAILTLNAGSTSLKASLRLLDAPTQVLWSSQATAERDGWRLDIVGPGETVNGGLEEVASRILDQAAIDIPSVEIAVVAHRIVHGGADFSEPTILDDVKIGRLRDLTRYAPQHQGPALDIAQSLGIAQPDTLQIGCFDTAFHASISPLNYELPLYEGLRKLGYRRYGFHGLSYQSIAARLSAERPELERVVVAHLGGGSSLCALHHGRSVATTMGMTALDGVPMKTRSGAIDPGVILDLVKDAGVEVVEDLLYHKSGLASLSGTDGDLRTIRATDTEAAAFAVDYWVLRIAEAAAALGVSLGGMQALVFTGGVGSNDIAIGDAVAARLHHLPSFELIRLRTDEELVLAQAAQTLIGRQAREPQK, encoded by the coding sequence GTGACGCCCGCCATCCTGACCCTCAACGCAGGCTCCACCAGCCTCAAAGCCAGCCTTCGCCTGCTGGACGCGCCGACGCAAGTGCTCTGGAGCAGCCAGGCGACCGCCGAGCGCGACGGCTGGCGATTGGACATCGTAGGGCCTGGTGAAACAGTCAACGGTGGGCTGGAGGAGGTGGCCTCGAGGATCCTCGATCAGGCCGCGATCGACATTCCGAGCGTCGAGATTGCTGTCGTCGCCCACAGGATCGTTCACGGCGGTGCCGACTTCAGCGAGCCCACAATACTCGACGACGTGAAGATCGGCCGTCTGCGCGATCTCACCCGGTACGCTCCCCAGCATCAAGGACCGGCGCTCGATATCGCGCAGTCGCTTGGCATCGCACAGCCAGACACCCTCCAAATTGGCTGCTTCGACACCGCATTTCACGCGTCCATATCGCCTCTCAACTATGAGCTGCCGCTCTACGAAGGCTTGCGAAAGCTTGGTTACCGCCGATACGGTTTCCACGGCCTCTCGTACCAGTCGATCGCGGCTCGTTTGTCCGCCGAACGGCCGGAGCTCGAACGCGTCGTCGTTGCCCATCTCGGCGGCGGTTCGAGCCTGTGCGCGCTTCACCATGGACGGAGCGTCGCCACAACGATGGGGATGACCGCACTGGATGGCGTACCGATGAAGACCCGGAGCGGCGCGATCGATCCCGGTGTCATCCTCGACCTCGTCAAGGACGCCGGCGTCGAAGTGGTGGAAGACCTTCTTTACCATAAAAGCGGTCTCGCCTCGCTATCCGGCACCGACGGAGACCTCAGGACGATCCGCGCGACCGATACCGAGGCGGCGGCATTCGCCGTCGACTATTGGGTGCTGCGGATCGCCGAGGCGGCGGCAGCGCTCGGCGTCTCGCTCGGCGGAATGCAGGCCTTGGTATTTACGGGTGGCGTCGGCAGCAACGACATCGCGATCGGCGATGCAGTCGCCGCACGCCTCCATCACCTTCCGTCATTCGAGCTGATCCGTCTGCGAACGGACGAGGAATTGGTGCTCGCGCAGGCCGCCCAGACGCTGATCGGACGTCAAGCGAGAGAACCTCAAAAATAG
- a CDS encoding bifunctional enoyl-CoA hydratase/phosphate acetyltransferase — MPAGERFDTLLERARGRGAIRMAIVHPTTEVVLRAAAEARDAGLIEPVLVGPERKINVAAEEAGIDLNGWATVPTEHSHEAAERAGLLVAEGQVQALMKGALHTDELLHAVLANPKVRSARRLSHVFIFDDPDYHKLFMVTDGAINIAPTLAQKADIARNAIDLFVSLELGGDPPKLAALAAVETVSPDMVATVDAAALAKMAERGQLGRCLVDGPLAFDNAISAAAAQEKGILSAVAGDPDILLVPNLEAGNMLAKQLTFLGDAQSAGIVVGARLPIALTSRADGARSRLMSCALAVLASRAGVAM, encoded by the coding sequence GTGAGCGTTTCGATACGCTGCTGGAGCGCGCGCGCGGTCGCGGCGCGATCAGGATGGCGATCGTCCACCCCACCACGGAAGTCGTCCTGCGTGCCGCGGCGGAGGCACGCGACGCGGGTCTGATCGAGCCGGTTCTCGTTGGACCCGAGAGGAAGATCAATGTCGCCGCAGAGGAAGCTGGCATCGATCTGAACGGCTGGGCGACAGTCCCGACCGAGCATAGCCACGAAGCCGCCGAACGCGCCGGCTTATTGGTGGCAGAGGGCCAGGTGCAAGCCCTGATGAAGGGGGCCCTCCATACCGACGAGTTGCTGCATGCCGTCCTCGCCAATCCGAAGGTTCGCAGCGCTCGGCGCCTCAGCCACGTCTTCATCTTCGACGATCCCGACTATCACAAGCTGTTCATGGTGACGGACGGCGCGATCAACATCGCGCCGACCCTCGCGCAGAAAGCCGACATCGCTCGCAACGCGATCGACTTGTTCGTCTCCCTCGAACTCGGTGGCGATCCTCCCAAGCTGGCGGCACTGGCTGCTGTCGAAACGGTTTCCCCCGATATGGTGGCGACCGTCGACGCTGCCGCCCTCGCCAAGATGGCCGAGCGCGGACAACTCGGTCGTTGCCTCGTCGACGGCCCACTCGCATTCGATAACGCGATCTCTGCGGCGGCGGCGCAAGAGAAGGGCATCCTCTCGGCCGTGGCCGGGGACCCCGACATCTTGCTCGTCCCTAATCTGGAGGCCGGCAACATGCTGGCCAAGCAGCTGACCTTCCTCGGTGACGCTCAGTCCGCCGGAATCGTTGTCGGGGCTCGCCTGCCCATCGCGCTCACCAGCCGTGCGGACGGAGCGCGGTCGCGCCTTATGTCCTGCGCCCTGGCCGTGCTCGCGAGCAGAGCAGGAGTGGCAATGTGA